The DNA region CATTAATGTAAGTGCGCAACAAGCTCAGGCAGTTTATCAAAATGCAAAATCTGATTACAGCAGATACGAAAATGCATTTAAAACAGGAGGTGTTACAAAACAACAATTAGATCAGGCAAAATTAGCTTTAACAAATGCTCAGTCTAGTTTAACACAAGCTAACATTAATGTTGGTGATACTAAAGTAAAAGCGCCAATCAACGGATTCATCAACAAAAAATACATTGAACCGGGATCTATCTTAGCTGCAACGCCAGCTACTGCTTTGTTTGATATCGTAAATGTTTCTAAATTAAAATTAGTAGTTACAGTAAACGAAAATCAAGTTGCTAGTTTGAAAGTAGGAAACCATATCAATGTAACGGCTAGTGTTTATCCTGATAAAACTTTTTCTGGAAAAATTATTTTCATTGCTGCAAAAGCAGATGAGTCTTTAAACTTTCCAATTGAAATTGAAATTGCAAATAATACAAACAACGACCTAAAAGCAGGTATGTATGGAACTGCAAACTTTGCATCAAACCAACAAAAACAACACTTAATGGTTGTACCTAGAAATGCTTTCGTAGGAAGTGTAAGCAGCAACGAAATTTTTGTAGTTGAAAAAGGTATTGCAAAATTAAGAAAAGTAACTGCTGGAAGAATTTTAGGAGATCAGGTAGAAATCATCAATGGATTAACTGATGGAGAAACTGTAATTGTTACAGGTCAAATTAACTTACAAGATGGTAATACAGTAGAAATTATTAAATAATTGTAGGCTATAAGCCGTAAGCAATAGGCTTTAATCGCAATTTAAAAAGCGTAAAGCCTATAGCTTACAGCCTAAAGCATAAAAAAAGATATATGAAATTAGCCGAAATATCCATAAAACGTCCGTCGTTAGTAATTGTATTGTTTACGATTCTAACACTTGGTGGACTGTTTAGCTACAGCCAGTTAGGTTATGAGCTGATCCCAAAATTTGAACAAAACGTTATTACAATTTCTACAATTTATCCGGGAGCTTCTCCAAGTGAGGTAGAGAATACAGTAACCAAGAAAATTGAAGATGCGATCGCATCCTTAGAGAATGTCAAAAAAATTGACTCTAAATCGTACGAAAGTTTGTCTATCGTTTCGATTACATTAACATCAAATGCAAAAGTTGACTTCTCTTTGAATGACGCACAGCGTAAAATAAACGCCATAATTAGTGATTT from uncultured Flavobacterium sp. includes:
- a CDS encoding efflux RND transporter periplasmic adaptor subunit, giving the protein MKKTFITIGIIISALALVGYVLNNNKKENKAKTDIVAQKNAAVSVKVTPVKTEEVSLDFVANGNFQPIQQLTFSAEKSGKVISVLAKEGDYVKVGQTLLTVRGDVINVSAQQAQAVYQNAKSDYSRYENAFKTGGVTKQQLDQAKLALTNAQSSLTQANINVGDTKVKAPINGFINKKYIEPGSILAATPATALFDIVNVSKLKLVVTVNENQVASLKVGNHINVTASVYPDKTFSGKIIFIAAKADESLNFPIEIEIANNTNNDLKAGMYGTANFASNQQKQHLMVVPRNAFVGSVSSNEIFVVEKGIAKLRKVTAGRILGDQVEIINGLTDGETVIVTGQINLQDGNTVEIIK